In Anguilla rostrata isolate EN2019 chromosome 1, ASM1855537v3, whole genome shotgun sequence, a genomic segment contains:
- the LOC135260876 gene encoding serum paraoxonase/arylesterase 2-like isoform X2: protein MGRLIAFGVIVAVLSAFIGYRIIELQRRALFNREIGQNHLPNCELLKGLEYGSEDITILPNGLAIISTGLVYPGMPSFSDGPGKIFMLDLEAEKLKPVELRIGRGFDIGSFNPHGISIYTDEKDQSVYLFVVNHPEGKSQVEIFQFVQEENSIMHLKTIRHELLHSPKEVKVVADIFYSANGINISPDNKYVYVSDVLDHAIKVMEIQENKALHLVKSVPVGSLCDNIEVDGDTGDLLMGCHPNGAKFIMYNPEDPPGSEVIRIQNIHSEKPIVSQVFADNGSLVSASSVATPYNGKLLIGSVFHKALFCDLK, encoded by the exons ATGGGTCGATTAATAGCGTTCGGTGTTATTGTGGCAGTTCTCTCTGCATTCATTGGATATAGGATCATCGAATTGCA GAGAAGAGCGTTATTCAACCGTGAAATTGGACAAAATCACCTGCCGAACTGTGAACTTCTTAAAGGTCTTG AATATGGATCAGAAGATATCACCATACTTCCAAATGGGCTGGCCATTATTAGCACA GGCTTGGTGTACCCAGGCATGCCGTCCTTTTCTGATGGTCCTGGGAAGATCTTTATGCTGGACCTGGAGGCCGAGAAGCTGAAACCCGTGGAGCTGCGCATTGGAAGGGGCTTTGATATTGGCTCCTTTAATCCACATGGAATCAGCATTTACACTGATGAGAAGG ATCAATCCGTGTACTTGTTCGTTGTCAATCACCCTGAGGGAAAAAGCCAGGTTGAGATATTCCAATTTGTTCAAGAGGAAAATTCCATTATGCACCTGAAAACAATCCGtcatgaacttctgcacag CCCCAAGGAAGTCAAGGTGGTGGCAGATATTTTCTACTCAGCCAACGGCATAAACATCTCCCCTGATAACAA ATATGTATATGTGTCCGATGTTTTAGACCACGCCATTAAAGTCATGGAGATACAAGAAAACAAGGCCTTACACCTTGTAAAg TCAGTGCCTGTGGGGTCACTGTGTGACAACATAGAGGTGGATGGTGACACAGGTGACTTGTTGATGGGATGTCACCCAAATGGTGCAAAATTTATAATGTATAATCCTGAGGACCCACCTGGATCTGAG GTAATCAGGATCCAGAACATCCACTCAGAGAAGCCCATCGTGTCTCAGGTGTTTGCTGATAATGGCAGTTTGGTATCAGCATCCTCTGTGGCCACACCTTATAATGGAAAGCTCCTCATTGGCTCAGTGTTTCACAAAGCTCTGTTTTGTGACTTGAAGTAA
- the LOC135260876 gene encoding serum paraoxonase/arylesterase 2-like isoform X1, producing the protein MGRLIAFGVIVAVLSAFIGYRIIELQRRALFNREIGQNHLPNCELLKGLEYGSEDITILPNGLAIISTGLVYPGMPSFSDGPGKIFMLDLEAEKLKPVELRIGRGFDIGSFNPHGISIYTDEKDQSVYLFVVNHPEGKSQVEIFQFVQEENSIMHLKTIRHELLHSVNDIVAVGLETFYATNDHFFANPLLRQLEILLLQPWCTVIYYSPKEVKVVADIFYSANGINISPDNKYVYVSDVLDHAIKVMEIQENKALHLVKSVPVGSLCDNIEVDGDTGDLLMGCHPNGAKFIMYNPEDPPGSEVIRIQNIHSEKPIVSQVFADNGSLVSASSVATPYNGKLLIGSVFHKALFCDLK; encoded by the exons ATGGGTCGATTAATAGCGTTCGGTGTTATTGTGGCAGTTCTCTCTGCATTCATTGGATATAGGATCATCGAATTGCA GAGAAGAGCGTTATTCAACCGTGAAATTGGACAAAATCACCTGCCGAACTGTGAACTTCTTAAAGGTCTTG AATATGGATCAGAAGATATCACCATACTTCCAAATGGGCTGGCCATTATTAGCACA GGCTTGGTGTACCCAGGCATGCCGTCCTTTTCTGATGGTCCTGGGAAGATCTTTATGCTGGACCTGGAGGCCGAGAAGCTGAAACCCGTGGAGCTGCGCATTGGAAGGGGCTTTGATATTGGCTCCTTTAATCCACATGGAATCAGCATTTACACTGATGAGAAGG ATCAATCCGTGTACTTGTTCGTTGTCAATCACCCTGAGGGAAAAAGCCAGGTTGAGATATTCCAATTTGTTCAAGAGGAAAATTCCATTATGCACCTGAAAACAATCCGtcatgaacttctgcacag TGTGAACGACATTGTGGCTGTCGGCCTAGAGACCTTCTATGCCACAAACGACCATTTCTTTGCCAACCCGCTGCTGAGACAGCTGGAGATTCTTTTGCTACAGCCCTGGTGTACTGTGATTTATTACAGCCCCAAGGAAGTCAAGGTGGTGGCAGATATTTTCTACTCAGCCAACGGCATAAACATCTCCCCTGATAACAA ATATGTATATGTGTCCGATGTTTTAGACCACGCCATTAAAGTCATGGAGATACAAGAAAACAAGGCCTTACACCTTGTAAAg TCAGTGCCTGTGGGGTCACTGTGTGACAACATAGAGGTGGATGGTGACACAGGTGACTTGTTGATGGGATGTCACCCAAATGGTGCAAAATTTATAATGTATAATCCTGAGGACCCACCTGGATCTGAG GTAATCAGGATCCAGAACATCCACTCAGAGAAGCCCATCGTGTCTCAGGTGTTTGCTGATAATGGCAGTTTGGTATCAGCATCCTCTGTGGCCACACCTTATAATGGAAAGCTCCTCATTGGCTCAGTGTTTCACAAAGCTCTGTTTTGTGACTTGAAGTAA